A single region of the Leptothrix cholodnii SP-6 genome encodes:
- a CDS encoding efflux RND transporter periplasmic adaptor subunit: MPALLAGLLLPQALLAQADKAATRPALTVTTVTPQPAEWPQTLVANGNVAAWQEAVLGAEIGGLVLTEVAVEVGDRVRRGQVLARLDGDSVKAELAQSRAAVAEAEATLAEARGNADRARSLAPSGVISAQQTAQVLTAEQTAAARLQSARARLQVDELRLRKTELTAPDDGVISARVASVGSVVQSGQELFRLIRQGRLEWRAEVGSADLARLQPGMAVQLSTPAGQRVAGKLRRIAPTVDLSSRNALVYVDLSPGSDARAGMYARGEFALGRQQALTLPAAAVLLRDGFHVVMRLGADHRVSQTKVTVGQRLGERIAVAGLPAEAQVVATGAAFLADGDSVKVVGAVPTIVPAAVPRGAK; the protein is encoded by the coding sequence ATGCCCGCCTTGCTGGCCGGCCTGCTGCTGCCGCAGGCGCTGCTCGCGCAGGCCGACAAGGCGGCGACGCGGCCGGCGCTGACCGTCACCACCGTCACGCCGCAGCCGGCCGAATGGCCGCAGACGCTGGTCGCCAACGGCAACGTCGCGGCCTGGCAGGAGGCGGTGCTGGGGGCCGAGATCGGCGGCCTGGTGCTGACCGAGGTGGCGGTGGAGGTGGGCGACCGCGTGCGGCGTGGCCAGGTGCTGGCGCGGCTCGACGGCGACAGCGTGAAGGCGGAGCTGGCGCAGTCGCGCGCTGCCGTGGCCGAAGCCGAGGCCACGCTGGCCGAGGCGCGTGGCAATGCCGACCGGGCCCGCTCGCTCGCGCCCAGCGGCGTCATCAGCGCGCAGCAGACCGCCCAGGTGCTGACCGCCGAACAGACCGCCGCCGCCCGGCTGCAATCGGCCCGTGCCCGGTTACAGGTCGACGAGCTGCGCCTGCGCAAGACCGAACTGACCGCACCCGACGACGGGGTGATCTCGGCCCGCGTGGCCAGCGTCGGCAGCGTCGTGCAGAGCGGCCAGGAGCTGTTCCGGCTGATCCGCCAGGGCCGCCTCGAGTGGCGCGCCGAGGTCGGTTCGGCCGATCTGGCGCGGTTGCAGCCGGGCATGGCGGTGCAGCTGAGCACGCCGGCCGGCCAGCGGGTGGCCGGCAAGCTGCGCCGCATCGCCCCGACCGTCGACCTGAGCAGCCGCAACGCGCTGGTCTACGTCGACCTCTCGCCCGGCAGCGATGCGCGCGCGGGCATGTACGCGCGCGGCGAGTTCGCGCTCGGGCGCCAGCAGGCGCTCACGCTGCCGGCTGCGGCGGTGCTGCTGCGCGACGGTTTCCATGTCGTGATGCGGCTGGGCGCCGACCACCGCGTCAGCCAGACCAAGGTCACGGTCGGCCAGCGCCTGGGTGAACGCATCGCCGTCGCCGGCCTGCCGGCCGAGGCCCAGGTGGTGGCGACCGGCGCGGCCTTCCTGGCCGATGGCGACAGCGTCAAGGTGGTCGGCGCGGTGCCCACGATCGTGCCGGCGGCCGTGCCGCGGGGCGCGAAATGA
- the ruvX gene encoding Holliday junction resolvase RuvX, with product MTPSRAQAAVVRAPQTFLSFDYGRKRTGVASGNRVFGQATPLTTVTAEGDARFERIARLIAEWQPDALVVGVPRHPDGAPHENTRLAQRFARQLHGRFRLPVFEVDERYSTTEVLAAGARDADAAAAALLLEQYFNESDRAALAAKEQT from the coding sequence ATGACGCCATCGCGCGCGCAAGCCGCCGTGGTCAGAGCGCCCCAGACCTTCCTGTCCTTCGACTACGGTCGCAAGCGCACCGGCGTGGCCAGCGGCAACCGGGTGTTCGGCCAGGCCACGCCCCTGACCACCGTCACCGCCGAGGGCGATGCCCGTTTCGAGCGCATCGCCCGCCTGATCGCCGAGTGGCAGCCCGACGCGCTGGTGGTCGGCGTGCCGCGCCACCCCGACGGCGCGCCGCACGAGAACACCCGCCTCGCACAACGGTTTGCGCGCCAGCTGCACGGGCGTTTCCGCCTGCCGGTGTTCGAGGTCGACGAGCGCTACAGCACCACCGAGGTGCTGGCCGCCGGCGCACGCGATGCCGATGCGGCGGCGGCGGCCTTGCTGCTGGAGCAATATTTCAACGAATCCGACCGTGCGGCACTCGCCGCCAAGGAGCAAACATGA
- the pyrR gene encoding bifunctional pyr operon transcriptional regulator/uracil phosphoribosyltransferase PyrR produces the protein MSLSLDAEALYLQLRNGVRQLLAAEGMADAVLVGVWSGGAWLAERLQRDLGLATPHGVISSLLHRDDFGARGLASGTDPTHLPFSVDGRPILLIDDVLHTGRTIRAVINELFDFGRPSSVTLAVLVDRGGRQLPIEAAYAAARIVLPPLQKLALARGEGGRFQFSVKES, from the coding sequence ATGAGTCTGAGCCTGGACGCTGAAGCGCTGTACCTGCAGCTGCGAAACGGCGTGCGCCAACTGCTGGCCGCCGAGGGCATGGCCGACGCCGTGCTGGTGGGCGTGTGGTCGGGCGGCGCCTGGCTGGCCGAGCGGCTGCAACGCGACCTCGGCCTGGCGACGCCGCACGGCGTGATCTCCAGCCTGCTGCACCGCGACGATTTCGGCGCGCGCGGCCTGGCCTCGGGCACCGACCCGACGCACCTGCCGTTTTCGGTCGACGGCCGGCCGATCCTGCTGATCGACGACGTGCTGCACACCGGCCGCACGATCCGCGCCGTGATCAACGAGCTGTTCGATTTCGGCCGCCCGTCCAGCGTCACGCTGGCGGTGCTGGTCGACCGCGGCGGGCGCCAGCTGCCGATCGAGGCGGCCTATGCCGCCGCCCGCATCGTCCTGCCGCCGCTCCAGAAGCTCGCGCTCGCGCGTGGCGAGGGCGGGCGGTTCCAGTTTTCAGTCAAGGAAAGTTGA
- a CDS encoding efflux RND transporter permease subunit, which yields MNVSAWSIRNPLPAVLLFVLLTLGGMASFHAMKIQQFPDLELPTVSIVASLPGASPSQLETEVARKIENALATLQGLKHIYTKLQDGTATITAEFRLEKPTQEAVDEVRDAVNRVRSDLPGELREPTVSKLNLAGAPVLTYTVATSRLDEEGLSWFVDNTITKALLSVNGVGAVARVGGVTREVRVELDPARLLALGATAADVSRQLRAVQQDAASGRADLGGAEQALRTLASVASADELARLEIALADGRHVRLDQIATVLDTVTEPRSAALLNGKPVVGFEISRSRGASEVEVAQGVQRVLDQLRLAHPDLQFEQAFNLVDPVIENYDGSLALLYEGAILAVIVVWFFLRDWRATLVAATALPLSVIPAFIGMWALGFSVNVVTLLSLSLVVGILVDDAIVEIENIVRHLKMGKSPYQAAMEAADEIGLAVIATTFTLIAVFLPTAFMAGIPGKFFKQFGWTASLAVFASLVVARALTPMMAAYLLKPIVVSGEERDGRVMSTYLRMAAWSVRHRIVTVLGAAAFFVGSLMLIPLLPTGFIPPDDFGQSQVTVELPPGSTLHDTYAAAEQARAIVGAHPHVTRIYTAIGGGATGSDPFAGGGAAEVRKASLTLNLTAREDRPGVRKQAIEMELREAMKQLPGARVTVGLGGSGEKYVLVLSGDDGATLLQAARAVEQDLRRVPGLGNISSTASLVRPELVLRPDVARAAEAGVTTGRIADTLRIATSGDFDASLPKLNLSQRQVPIVVRLPESARQDLALLQQLTVPGKGGQPIALSQVASFGMESAPAQIDRYDRQRNINFEVELNGRPLGDVAAEVAALPSLQQLPAGVSQATLGDAEVMAELFASFGLAMLTGVLCIYLVLVLLFKGVMQPVTILAALPLSLGGAFVALLATNSAFSMPSLIGLIMLMGIATKNSILLVDYAILARRAGMPRREALLDACHKRARPIVMTTIAMGAGMLPIALGWGTDPSFRAPMAIAVIGGLITSTVLSLLVIPVVYTYVDDAVQFGLRLLRRVRGVAPGQAVIEPPPP from the coding sequence ATGAACGTTTCCGCCTGGTCGATCCGCAACCCGCTGCCGGCGGTGCTGCTGTTCGTGCTGCTGACGCTCGGCGGCATGGCGAGCTTCCACGCCATGAAGATCCAGCAGTTCCCGGATCTGGAACTGCCCACCGTCAGCATCGTCGCCAGCCTGCCCGGCGCGTCGCCGTCGCAGCTCGAGACCGAGGTGGCGCGCAAGATCGAGAACGCGCTGGCCACGCTGCAGGGCTTGAAGCACATCTACACCAAGCTGCAGGACGGCACGGCCACCATCACGGCCGAGTTCCGGCTCGAGAAGCCGACGCAGGAGGCGGTCGACGAGGTGCGCGATGCCGTCAACCGGGTGCGCTCCGACCTGCCCGGCGAGCTGCGCGAACCCACCGTCAGCAAGCTCAACCTGGCCGGCGCGCCGGTGCTGACCTACACGGTGGCGACGTCGCGGCTCGATGAAGAGGGCCTGTCCTGGTTCGTCGACAACACCATCACCAAGGCGCTGCTGAGCGTCAACGGCGTGGGCGCGGTGGCGCGGGTGGGCGGGGTCACGCGCGAGGTGCGGGTCGAGCTCGATCCGGCACGGCTGCTGGCGCTGGGCGCCACCGCCGCCGACGTGTCGCGCCAGTTGCGCGCGGTGCAGCAGGACGCCGCGTCCGGCCGCGCCGACCTGGGCGGCGCCGAGCAGGCGCTGCGCACGCTCGCCAGCGTGGCGTCGGCCGACGAGCTGGCGCGGCTGGAGATCGCGCTGGCCGACGGCCGCCACGTGCGCCTGGACCAGATCGCCACGGTGCTCGACACCGTCACCGAGCCGCGCAGCGCGGCGCTGCTCAACGGCAAACCGGTGGTCGGTTTCGAGATCAGCCGCAGCCGCGGCGCCAGCGAGGTCGAGGTGGCGCAGGGCGTGCAGCGCGTGCTCGATCAGCTGCGGCTGGCGCACCCGGACCTGCAGTTCGAGCAGGCCTTCAACCTGGTCGACCCGGTGATCGAGAACTACGACGGCTCGCTGGCGCTGCTGTACGAGGGCGCGATCCTGGCCGTGATCGTGGTCTGGTTCTTCCTGCGCGACTGGCGCGCCACGCTGGTGGCTGCGACCGCGCTGCCGCTGTCGGTGATCCCGGCCTTCATCGGCATGTGGGCGCTCGGGTTCAGCGTCAACGTGGTGACGCTGCTGAGTCTGTCGCTGGTGGTGGGCATCCTGGTCGACGACGCGATCGTCGAGATCGAGAACATCGTGCGCCACCTGAAGATGGGCAAGAGCCCGTACCAGGCGGCGATGGAGGCGGCCGACGAGATCGGCCTGGCGGTGATCGCCACCACCTTCACGCTGATCGCGGTGTTTTTGCCGACCGCCTTCATGGCCGGCATCCCGGGCAAGTTCTTCAAGCAGTTCGGCTGGACCGCGTCGCTGGCGGTGTTCGCCTCGCTGGTGGTGGCGCGGGCGCTGACGCCGATGATGGCGGCCTACCTGCTCAAGCCGATCGTCGTCAGCGGCGAAGAGCGCGACGGCCGCGTGATGAGCACCTATCTGCGCATGGCAGCCTGGTCGGTGCGGCACCGCATCGTCACCGTGCTGGGCGCGGCGGCGTTTTTTGTCGGCTCGCTGATGCTGATCCCGCTGCTGCCGACCGGCTTCATCCCGCCCGACGACTTCGGCCAGAGCCAGGTCACGGTCGAGCTGCCACCCGGCAGCACGCTGCACGACACCTATGCCGCGGCCGAGCAGGCGCGTGCGATCGTCGGCGCGCACCCGCACGTCACGCGCATCTACACCGCCATCGGCGGCGGTGCGACCGGCAGCGATCCGTTTGCCGGTGGCGGCGCGGCCGAAGTGCGCAAGGCCAGCCTGACGCTCAACCTGACCGCCCGCGAAGACCGTCCCGGCGTGCGCAAGCAGGCCATCGAGATGGAGCTGCGCGAGGCCATGAAACAGCTGCCCGGCGCACGCGTGACGGTCGGCCTGGGCGGCTCGGGCGAGAAGTACGTGCTGGTGCTGTCGGGCGACGACGGCGCCACCCTGCTGCAGGCCGCGCGCGCGGTCGAACAGGACCTGCGCCGCGTTCCCGGCCTGGGCAACATCAGCTCGACCGCCAGCCTGGTGCGCCCGGAGCTGGTGCTGCGGCCGGACGTGGCGCGCGCCGCCGAGGCCGGCGTCACCACCGGGCGAATAGCCGACACGCTGCGCATCGCCACCAGCGGCGACTTCGACGCCAGCCTGCCCAAGCTCAACCTGAGCCAGCGCCAGGTGCCGATCGTGGTGCGCCTGCCCGAGTCGGCGCGGCAGGACCTGGCGCTGCTGCAGCAGCTCACCGTGCCGGGCAAGGGCGGCCAGCCGATCGCGCTGTCACAGGTCGCGAGCTTCGGCATGGAAAGCGCGCCGGCCCAGATCGACCGCTACGACCGCCAGCGCAACATCAACTTCGAGGTCGAGCTCAACGGCCGTCCGCTCGGCGACGTGGCGGCCGAGGTGGCTGCCCTGCCGAGCCTGCAGCAGCTGCCGGCCGGTGTCAGCCAGGCCACGCTCGGTGACGCCGAGGTGATGGCCGAGCTGTTCGCCAGCTTCGGCCTGGCGATGCTGACCGGCGTGCTGTGCATCTACCTGGTGCTGGTGCTGCTGTTCAAGGGCGTGATGCAGCCGGTGACGATCCTGGCCGCGCTGCCGCTGAGCCTGGGTGGCGCGTTCGTCGCGCTGCTGGCGACCAACAGCGCGTTTTCGATGCCGTCGCTGATCGGCCTGATCATGCTGATGGGCATCGCCACCAAGAACTCGATCCTGCTGGTCGACTACGCCATCCTGGCGCGCCGCGCCGGCATGCCGCGCCGCGAGGCCCTGCTCGACGCCTGCCACAAGCGCGCTCGACCGATCGTCATGACGACCATCGCGATGGGCGCGGGCATGTTGCCGATCGCGCTCGGCTGGGGCACCGATCCGAGCTTTCGTGCGCCGATGGCGATCGCGGTGATCGGCGGGCTGATCACCTCCACGGTGCTGAGCCTGCTGGTGATTCCGGTGGTCTACACCTATGTCGACGACGCGGTGCAGTTCGGCCTGCGCCTGCTGCGCCGCGTGCGTGGCGTGGCGCCGGGGCAGGCGGTCATCGAGCCGCCGCCCCCTTGA
- a CDS encoding dihydroorotase, whose product MKILIKNGRVIDPASGRDELADIAIAAGRIVTIGRISPEFQANRVIDAAGCVVAPGLVDLAARLREPGEEQKGMLESELNAAAAGGVTSLVCPPDTDPVLDEPGLVEMLKFRARKLSLCRLFPLGALTRGLQGQVLTEMVELTEAGCVGFSQAEVPVQDTLALQRAMLYAATHDFTVWLRPQDYWLGKGVAASGGVATRLGLSGVPVMAETIALHTLFELVRVTGARLHLCRLSSAAGVALLRAAKAEGLRVTADVSINSLHLTDIDIGYFNSSMRLMPPLRQGRDRDALRAALADGTIDALVSDHTPVEGDAKTLPFAEAEPGATGLELLLSLALKWGTDAGLGLPATLARVTSEPVRVLGDALGSLSSSAGRLVEGGVADVCVFDPAATWAVTPDVLCSQGKHTPFAFADTGMALPGRVRATLVAGTVAHELRADACVR is encoded by the coding sequence ATGAAGATCCTCATCAAGAACGGCCGGGTGATCGACCCGGCCTCGGGCCGCGACGAGCTGGCCGACATCGCCATCGCCGCCGGCCGCATCGTCACGATCGGGCGCATCTCGCCCGAGTTCCAGGCCAATCGCGTGATCGACGCCGCCGGCTGCGTGGTCGCGCCCGGTCTGGTCGACCTGGCGGCGCGCCTGCGCGAACCGGGCGAAGAGCAGAAGGGCATGCTCGAGAGCGAGCTCAACGCGGCGGCGGCCGGCGGCGTGACCAGCCTGGTCTGCCCGCCCGACACCGATCCGGTGCTCGACGAGCCCGGCCTGGTCGAGATGCTGAAGTTCCGCGCCCGCAAGCTCAGCCTGTGCCGGCTGTTCCCGCTCGGCGCGCTGACACGCGGGCTCCAGGGCCAGGTGCTGACCGAGATGGTCGAGCTGACCGAGGCCGGCTGCGTCGGCTTCTCGCAGGCCGAGGTGCCGGTGCAGGACACCCTCGCGCTGCAGCGCGCGATGCTCTACGCCGCCACCCACGACTTCACCGTCTGGCTGCGTCCGCAGGACTACTGGCTCGGCAAGGGCGTGGCCGCCAGCGGCGGCGTGGCGACGCGGCTGGGCCTGTCGGGCGTGCCGGTGATGGCCGAGACGATCGCGCTGCACACGCTGTTCGAGCTGGTGCGCGTGACCGGCGCGCGCCTGCACCTGTGCCGGCTGTCGAGCGCGGCCGGCGTGGCGCTGCTGCGCGCGGCCAAGGCCGAGGGCCTGCGCGTGACGGCCGACGTCAGCATCAACTCGCTGCACCTCACCGACATCGACATCGGCTACTTCAACTCGTCGATGCGCCTGATGCCGCCGCTGCGCCAGGGCCGCGACCGCGACGCGCTGCGCGCCGCGCTGGCCGACGGCACGATCGACGCGCTGGTGTCCGACCACACGCCGGTCGAGGGCGACGCCAAGACGCTGCCGTTCGCCGAAGCCGAACCCGGCGCCACCGGCCTGGAGCTGCTGCTGAGCCTGGCGCTCAAGTGGGGCACCGACGCCGGCCTGGGCCTGCCGGCGACGCTGGCGCGGGTCACGTCCGAACCGGTGCGGGTGCTCGGCGATGCGCTGGGCTCGCTGTCGTCGAGCGCCGGCCGGCTGGTCGAAGGCGGCGTGGCCGACGTCTGCGTGTTCGATCCGGCCGCGACCTGGGCCGTCACGCCCGACGTGCTGTGCAGCCAGGGCAAGCACACGCCGTTCGCGTTTGCCGACACCGGCATGGCGCTGCCCGGGCGCGTGCGCGCCACGCTGGTGGCCGGCACGGTGGCCCACGAGCTGCGCGCCGACGCATGCGTGCGGTGA
- a CDS encoding GGDEF domain-containing protein → MSTALEHMVELTRSRDRELVDASLLTALLDLLPSTRRVLLWRVLGEPGQPQQWLHCGRQDRGDLVPATELQLGDQGEPPAFATMPAHARCFASVQMLTEPLPDGVQVLVPMASEREVEGVVELWLDAPLDAQGERLARSVLKIHRNFLSLLEYSERDTLTGLLNRKSFDETFLKATVLEAERLFTSDADPRRHAGLRHHFLGVIDIDHFKRVNDDYGHLIGDEVLVLVARIMRSTFRYDDRLYRFGGEEFVVLLTAPDDEAAGAAFERLRLNLENFVFPRAGRVTISTGYSDVRPGDTPQAAFDRADKAVYHGKENGRNQVCSYRELVAAGLLSESSDSSDVELF, encoded by the coding sequence GTGTCCACGGCACTGGAGCACATGGTCGAGCTGACCCGCTCGCGTGATCGCGAACTGGTCGACGCCTCGCTGCTCACCGCCTTGCTCGACCTGCTGCCGAGCACGCGGCGGGTCCTGCTCTGGCGCGTGCTGGGCGAGCCCGGCCAGCCGCAGCAGTGGCTGCATTGCGGCCGGCAGGATCGGGGCGATCTGGTGCCGGCCACCGAATTGCAGCTGGGCGACCAGGGTGAGCCGCCCGCGTTCGCGACGATGCCGGCCCATGCGCGCTGTTTCGCTTCGGTGCAGATGCTCACCGAGCCGCTGCCCGACGGGGTTCAGGTGCTGGTGCCGATGGCGAGCGAACGCGAGGTCGAGGGCGTGGTCGAGCTGTGGCTCGATGCCCCGCTCGATGCGCAGGGCGAACGCCTGGCGCGCAGCGTGCTCAAGATCCACCGCAACTTCCTCAGCCTGCTCGAATACAGCGAGCGCGACACGCTGACCGGCCTGCTCAACCGCAAGAGCTTCGACGAGACCTTCCTCAAGGCCACCGTGCTCGAGGCCGAGCGGCTGTTCACCAGCGACGCCGATCCGCGCCGCCACGCCGGCCTGCGCCATCACTTTCTCGGTGTCATCGACATCGACCACTTCAAGCGCGTCAACGATGACTACGGCCACCTGATCGGCGACGAGGTGCTGGTGCTGGTGGCGCGCATCATGCGCAGCACCTTCCGCTACGACGACCGGCTCTACCGCTTCGGCGGCGAGGAGTTCGTCGTGCTGCTGACGGCGCCCGACGACGAGGCTGCCGGCGCCGCCTTCGAGCGCCTGCGCCTGAACCTCGAGAACTTCGTCTTCCCGCGCGCCGGGCGGGTGACCATCAGCACCGGCTACAGCGACGTGCGCCCCGGCGACACGCCGCAAGCCGCGTTCGACCGGGCCGACAAGGCGGTCTACCACGGCAAGGAAAACGGCCGCAACCAGGTCTGCTCATACCGCGAGCTGGTGGCCGCGGGCCTGCTGAGCGAGAGCAGCGACAGCAGCGACGTCGAGCTGTTCTGA
- a CDS encoding aspartate carbamoyltransferase catalytic subunit, which translates to MLSRRNPQLNNHGELIHLLSTEGLPRAVLTQILDTASTFLSVNDRDVKKVPLLRGKSVFNLFFENSTRTRTTFEIAAKRLSADVINLDIAKSSAAKGESLLDTIANLSAMHADMFVVRHSESGAPYLIAEHCAPHVHVVNAGDGRHAHPTQGLLDMYTIRHYKKDFTGLRVAIVGDIVHSRVARSDIHALTTLGVPDIRAVGPKTLVPGDLRDMGVRVCHDMAEGIKDADVIIMLRLQNERMSGAMLPSAGEYFKSYGLTADKLALAAPDCIVMHPGPINRGVEIESTVADGAHSVILPQVTFGIAVRMAVMSIIAGNDA; encoded by the coding sequence ATGCTCTCGCGTCGCAACCCCCAGCTCAACAACCACGGCGAGCTGATCCACCTGCTGTCGACCGAAGGCCTGCCACGCGCCGTGCTGACGCAGATCCTCGACACCGCCAGCACCTTTCTGTCGGTCAACGACCGTGACGTCAAGAAGGTGCCGCTGCTGCGGGGCAAGAGCGTGTTCAACCTGTTCTTCGAGAACAGCACGCGCACCCGCACCACCTTCGAGATCGCCGCCAAGCGGCTGTCGGCCGACGTCATCAACCTCGACATCGCCAAGAGCAGCGCGGCCAAGGGCGAGAGCCTGCTCGACACCATCGCCAACTTGAGCGCGATGCACGCCGACATGTTCGTGGTGCGCCACAGCGAGAGCGGTGCGCCGTATCTCATCGCCGAGCACTGCGCGCCGCACGTGCACGTGGTCAACGCCGGCGACGGCCGCCACGCGCACCCGACGCAGGGGCTGCTCGACATGTACACGATCCGCCACTACAAGAAGGACTTCACCGGGCTGCGGGTGGCGATCGTGGGCGACATCGTGCACAGCCGCGTGGCGCGCTCGGACATCCACGCGCTGACCACGCTGGGCGTGCCCGACATCCGCGCCGTCGGCCCCAAGACCCTGGTGCCGGGCGACCTGCGCGACATGGGCGTGCGGGTGTGCCACGACATGGCCGAGGGCATCAAGGATGCCGACGTCATCATCATGCTGCGCCTGCAGAACGAGCGCATGAGCGGCGCGATGCTGCCCAGCGCGGGCGAGTACTTCAAGAGCTACGGCCTGACCGCCGACAAGCTGGCGCTGGCCGCGCCGGACTGCATCGTGATGCACCCGGGGCCGATCAACCGCGGCGTCGAGATCGAGTCGACCGTGGCCGATGGCGCGCACAGCGTGATCCTGCCGCAGGTCACCTTCGGCATCGCCGTGCGCATGGCGGTCATGTCCATCATCGCGGGTAACGACGCATGA
- a CDS encoding YqgE/AlgH family protein: MPEAGAINLTNQFLIAMPGMMDDHFAGAVVYLCEHTERGALGLVINRPIDIKLKNLFERVDLSLDRADLADEPVYFGGPVQTERGFVLHPRNLDEPGSYNSTLSIPGGLEMTTSRDVLEALSHGAGPKKVLITLGYAGWDAGQLEEELGRNGWLNVDADPDIIFDTPVEQRYSRALLLLGVDPMMLSQDAGHA; this comes from the coding sequence ATGCCTGAGGCCGGTGCCATCAACCTGACGAACCAGTTCCTGATTGCCATGCCCGGCATGATGGATGACCATTTTGCCGGTGCGGTGGTCTACCTCTGCGAGCACACCGAACGCGGTGCGCTGGGCCTGGTGATCAACCGGCCGATCGACATCAAGCTGAAGAACCTGTTCGAGCGCGTCGACCTCAGCCTCGACCGCGCCGATCTGGCCGACGAGCCGGTCTACTTCGGCGGCCCGGTGCAGACCGAACGCGGTTTCGTGCTGCACCCGCGCAATCTCGACGAGCCCGGCAGCTACAACTCGACGCTGTCGATCCCCGGCGGCCTCGAGATGACCACCAGCCGCGACGTGCTCGAAGCGCTGTCGCACGGCGCCGGCCCCAAGAAGGTGCTGATCACGCTCGGCTACGCCGGCTGGGACGCCGGCCAGCTCGAAGAAGAGCTCGGCCGCAACGGCTGGCTCAACGTCGACGCCGATCCCGACATCATCTTCGACACCCCGGTCGAGCAGCGCTACAGCCGTGCGCTGCTGCTGCTGGGGGTCGATCCGATGATGCTGTCGCAGGACGCTGGCCACGCATGA
- a CDS encoding cryptochrome/photolyase family protein, which produces MDTPVDAALVWLRRDLRLDDHAALHHALRSAKKVWCAFIFDTTILDALPRADRRVEFIHHGIVELDGLLRAHGSGLIVRHGDPLQEIPAIAGALGVQAVHINRDYEPAAVARDAQVRGALAHAGIALHSHKDQVIFETDEILTMAGSPFSVFTPYKNAWLKKLDGYYLRAYPVQRHIGALAPVPAALDRGVPTLNDLDFLPTDMAARLHPGASGGATLLLDFLERIDRYADTRDFPAIKGPSYLSVHLRFGTVSIRQLARLAHERMVGGSRGAEVWLSELIWRDFYHQILHHHPRVVTHCYKPEYEALRWEHGKHAEQLFAAWCEGRTGYPIIDAAMLQLNRTGYMHNRLRMVVASFLTKDLGIDWRRGEAYFALQLNDYDLAANNGGWQWAASTGCDAQPYFRIFNPISQSLRFDAEGRFIRRYLPQLADLSRAAIHAPWQAKPLELQAAGVKLGRDYPMPVVEHAEARELTLARFAAVKGAAAR; this is translated from the coding sequence ATCGACACGCCGGTCGACGCCGCGCTGGTCTGGCTGCGCCGCGACCTGCGGCTCGACGACCACGCCGCGCTGCATCACGCGCTGCGCAGCGCGAAGAAGGTCTGGTGCGCCTTCATCTTCGACACCACGATCCTCGATGCGCTGCCACGCGCGGATCGGCGGGTCGAGTTCATCCACCACGGCATCGTCGAGCTCGACGGCCTGCTGCGCGCCCACGGCAGCGGCCTGATCGTGCGTCACGGCGACCCGCTGCAGGAGATCCCGGCGATCGCCGGCGCCCTGGGCGTGCAGGCGGTGCACATCAACCGCGACTACGAACCCGCCGCCGTGGCGCGCGACGCCCAGGTGCGCGGCGCGCTGGCGCACGCGGGCATCGCGCTGCACAGCCACAAGGACCAGGTGATCTTCGAGACCGACGAGATCCTGACGATGGCCGGCTCGCCCTTCAGCGTCTTCACGCCCTACAAGAACGCCTGGCTGAAGAAGCTCGACGGCTACTACCTGCGCGCCTACCCGGTGCAGCGCCACATCGGCGCGCTGGCGCCGGTGCCGGCGGCGCTGGACCGCGGCGTGCCGACGCTCAACGACCTCGATTTCCTGCCGACCGACATGGCCGCCCGGCTGCATCCGGGCGCCTCGGGCGGCGCGACGCTGCTGCTCGACTTCCTGGAGCGCATCGACCGCTATGCCGACACGCGCGACTTCCCGGCGATCAAGGGGCCGAGCTACCTGAGCGTGCACCTGCGTTTCGGCACCGTCTCGATCCGCCAGCTGGCGCGGCTGGCACACGAGCGCATGGTGGGCGGCTCGCGTGGCGCCGAGGTCTGGCTGTCGGAGCTGATCTGGCGCGACTTCTATCACCAGATCCTGCACCACCACCCGCGCGTGGTGACGCACTGCTACAAGCCCGAATACGAAGCGCTGCGCTGGGAACACGGCAAGCACGCCGAGCAGCTGTTCGCCGCCTGGTGCGAGGGCCGCACCGGCTATCCGATCATCGACGCGGCGATGCTGCAGCTCAACCGGACCGGCTACATGCACAACCGCCTGCGCATGGTGGTGGCGAGCTTCCTGACCAAGGATCTGGGCATCGACTGGCGCCGCGGTGAAGCGTATTTCGCGCTGCAGCTCAACGACTACGACCTCGCCGCCAACAACGGCGGCTGGCAGTGGGCGGCATCGACCGGCTGCGACGCGCAGCCGTATTTCCGCATCTTCAACCCGATCAGCCAGAGCCTGCGCTTCGACGCCGAGGGGCGTTTCATCCGCCGCTACCTGCCGCAGCTCGCCGACCTCAGCCGCGCGGCGATCCACGCGCCGTGGCAGGCCAAGCCGCTCGAACTGCAGGCGGCGGGCGTCAAGCTCGGCCGCGACTACCCGATGCCGGTGGTCGAACACGCCGAGGCGCGCGAGCTGACGCTGGCGCGCTTCGCAGCGGTCAAGGGGGCGGCGGCTCGATGA